One Nicotiana tomentosiformis chromosome 4, ASM39032v3, whole genome shotgun sequence genomic window carries:
- the LOC104109147 gene encoding uncharacterized protein yields the protein MSAPPKINKGKSTTRLPMFNEKYYSWWKVRIEDFLTADDYELWTIVNQGPLILTKQNAQNEIVPKDPSKFVAADFRMMEKNAKAKKILICVLGPDEYNRIYVWSNTKHIWDALQTTHEGTNQVKRSGIELLLRNYEHFSMKGFEPIQNMMTRFAIITNELKSLGKVFTSEELVSKVLRILQASWESKVTTIKEAKEFDKISLDELVGNLKTYEMRKMELHKEEPKEDKALVLKASKDDESDYDDPDLPIFAKFKRFVKNSKSASKREASNKPKQIDKANYDGCYKCDKLDHMVKYFPMWEIERIKERAEKEKREKIRENGSNKGKILGKGFTEEMKQAFLAAYEDNGSNQEEEKEDEAISLYAVIDEQQAVKTEPPDTEFDPWVIFSHGPTLPTKLDSKGNRCNKREEEYDEEDHQLVQKNAKAK from the exons ATGAGTGCTCCACCCAAAATTAATAAAGGGAAATCAACTACCAGACTACCCATGTTCAATGAAAAATATTATAGTTGGTGGAAAGTAAGAATAGAAGACTTCTTAACAGCTGACGACTATGAACTATGGACCATAGTAAACCAAGGTCCTTTGATTCTTACTaaacaaaatgcacaaaatgaaaTAGTTCCTAAGGACCCCTCCAAATTTGTGGCAGCAGATTTcagaatgatggagaagaatgcaaagGCTAAGAAAATCCTTATCTGTGTACTTGGTCCTGATGAATACAATAGAATTTATGTGTGGTCTAATACGAAGCATATATGGGATGCTCTTCAAACTACTCATGAAGGAACAAACCAAGTAAAGAGATCAGGGATTGAGCTACTCCTGAGAAACTATGAGCATTTCTCCATGAAAGGGTTTGAGCCCATCCAGAATATGATGACCAGGTTCGCTATAATAACCAATGAACTGAAATCACTTGGAAAGGTGTTTACCTCAGAAGAGTTGGTTAGCAAAGTTCTAAGAATCCTTCAAGCTTCATGGGAATCAAAAGTCACTACAATCAAGGAAGCCAAGGAATTTGACAAAATAtcacttgatgagttggttggaaacttaaaaacttatgaaatgagaAAGATGGAACTGCACAAGGAAGAACCAAAAGAGGATAAGGCCTTGGTTCTTAAAGCGTCTAAGGATGATGAAtctgactatgatgatcctgatcTACCAATATTTGCCAAGTTCAAGAGGTTCGTAAAGAATTCCAAAAGTGCATCTAAGAGAGAGGCTAGTAATAAGCCCAAGCAGATCGACAAAGCTAACTATGATGGGTGCTACAAGTGTGACAAGCTAGATCACATGGTCAAGTACTTCCCAATGTGGGAAATTGAGCGGATAAAAGAACGTGCTGAAAAAGAGAAACGGGAGAAGATAAGAGAAAACGGTTCCAATAAAGGAAAAATCCTAGGCAAAGGATTTACTGAAGAAATGAAGCAGGCATTCTTGGCAGCATATGAAGACAATGGAAGTAATCAAGAGGAAGAAAAAGAGGATGAGGCTATAAGTCTCTATGCTGTGATTGATGAACAACAAGCTGTGAAGACAGAACCCCCA GATACTGAATTTGACCCATGGGTAATTTTCAGTCATGGACCAACACTCCCAACCAAATTGGACAGTAAAGGTAATAGGTGCAACAAAAGAGAAGAGGAATATGATGAGGAAGATCATCAGCTAGTTCagaaaaatgctaaagcaaaataa
- the LOC138909582 gene encoding uncharacterized protein, producing the protein MPKASQTPSKAKSSTKVEAKPKILKPKSKKNTKPSREPTPTPALYPSLSSTIPTTSSRVPIVHVVPIIPTSNVTPPPQITTHVPEHPAKNTSKSTKVKATPRKFVKKVPEASTQGDIVAKGSVIQWESVSVTTDQVPHPTSKLDILVFVIDVALLDTLPPTSKNPPVEKFPVEKGAGDLGKEIDPKTVEPVVEGEGRKELVQKEVSNGLDFSWTGDEEDDEGEKEEEAENSHEEHDAQNIANEEEKSENEGVSGDEKETPSEEIGEETRAQEPGSLLTPFTGDEEVSRDEDDMSLSEVGKKSRKTTVKATKSAVSTRKGVVPPTRTPSQGVKERLLMHKS; encoded by the exons ATGCCTAAAGCCAGTCAAACACCCTCTAAAGCTAAATCATCAACCAAGGTTGAAGCAAAACCTAAAATCTTGAAGCCCAAATCGAAGAAAAATACCAAGCCTTCAAGAGAACCCACACCTACACCTGCTCTTTATCCTTCATTATCCTCCACTATACCTACCACATCCTCCCGTGTTCCTATTGTTCATGTTGTTCCTATCATTCCCACATCCAATGTAACCCCTCCTCCACAAATAACTACACATGTACCTGAACATCCTGCGAAAAATACCTCTAAGTCAACAAAGGTCAAAGCAACTCCAAGAAAATTTGTCAAGAAAGTGCCTGAAGCTTCTACGCAGGGTGACATTGTAGCCAAGGGATCTGTGATTCAGTGGGAATCAGTGTCAGTCACTACTGATCAGGTACCACATCCTACTTCCAAGTTAGATATTTTGGTGTTTGTTATAGATGTTGCACTCCTAGATACTCTCCCACCCACGAGTAAGAATCCACCAGTGGAGAAATTTCCTGTAGAAAAGGGTGCAGGGGATCTGGGAAAGGAGATAGATCCAAAGACTGTGGAGCCTGTGGTTGAGGGGGAAGGACGTAAAGAACTGGTGCAAAAGGAGGTTTCTAATGGCCTTGATTTTAGTTGGACTGGAGATGAGGAAGATGATGaaggtgaaaaagaagaagaagctgAGAACAGTCATGAGGAGCATGATGCTCAAAACATAGCCAATGAAGAAGAAAAGAGTGAGAATGAGGGAGTATCTGGAGATGAGAAGGAGA CCCCTTCAGAAGAAATTGGTGAAGAGACAAGGGCTCAAGAACCTGGGTCTCTGTTAACTCCTTTCACTGGAGATGAAGAAGTTAGCAGGGATGAAGATGATATGTCACTATCTGAGGTAGGGAAGAAGTCCAGGAAGACGACTGTAAAAGCTACAAAGTCAGCAGTCTCAACAAGGAAAGGAGTGGTTCCTCCTACTAGAACTCCCTCACAAGGAGTAAAAGAAAGGTTGTTGATGCACAAATCATGA